One genomic segment of Pseudoalteromonas sp. GCY includes these proteins:
- the queE gene encoding 7-carboxy-7-deazaguanine synthase QueE yields the protein MYKVNEIFETIQGEASFTGTPSIFLRLQGCPVGCAWCDTKQTWETNDTFIVSLDNTVEKKADSEWWANASADEILAIFESRGYQAKHVVITGGEPCMFDLRPLCELLHSKGYSTQIETSGTFEILAPAETWVTVSPKVNMRGGYKVLPSAMARADEIKHPVAMQKHIEELEALFAQTGVEPKLVYLQPISQKAKATKLAIDNCKAKNWRLSVQVHKYLGIN from the coding sequence TTGTACAAGGTTAACGAAATATTTGAAACAATTCAGGGTGAAGCAAGCTTCACTGGTACGCCTTCAATCTTTTTACGCTTGCAGGGCTGTCCAGTTGGTTGCGCTTGGTGTGATACCAAACAAACCTGGGAAACCAACGACACTTTTATTGTTTCATTGGATAACACTGTAGAAAAAAAGGCTGATTCAGAGTGGTGGGCGAACGCGAGTGCTGACGAGATCTTGGCGATTTTCGAGTCGCGGGGCTACCAAGCCAAGCATGTGGTGATCACCGGTGGTGAACCTTGTATGTTTGATCTTCGCCCGTTATGCGAGTTATTGCATAGTAAAGGGTACAGCACACAGATTGAAACCAGCGGTACATTTGAGATCCTCGCGCCAGCTGAAACTTGGGTTACCGTGTCGCCAAAAGTTAATATGCGTGGAGGTTACAAAGTACTTCCAAGTGCGATGGCTCGTGCCGATGAGATAAAGCACCCCGTCGCGATGCAAAAGCATATTGAGGAATTAGAGGCGTTATTTGCACAAACTGGAGTTGAGCCAAAGTTAGTGTACCTTCAGCCAATTAGCCAAAAAGCCAAGGCCACTAAGCTTGCAATAGACAATTGCAAAGCGAAAAATTGGCGCTTATCAGTTCAAGTGCACAAGTATTTAGGGATTAACTAA
- a CDS encoding substrate-binding periplasmic protein translates to MFSSFIYGENLNVAYFKGGEFRLVAGEKYQGGYLYNKKGKNAFIHIVTLDWPPYIGANLCNKGWAFQFAVALLTDLDYQVYVEFLPWARAVRAAETGKADILFPEYYIEDSAPSDNHKNKTRRELLALSNAFPGGEIGFLKRRGEEDRFDGNLNSVKNELIGVVRGYQNTPEFDAMMDNGEFVTVEAVNDLQLVKLLVGKRVNLVIGDPKVLRFTVNYSDLPRAEKIELLRNIENVTPPIKYNHLYFALSKQKPHWRELLKDINRNLYQFENSGETQRMIEMVSNECY, encoded by the coding sequence ATGTTTAGTAGCTTCATCTATGGAGAGAATTTAAACGTTGCCTACTTTAAGGGTGGAGAATTTCGCCTTGTTGCTGGAGAAAAGTATCAAGGGGGCTATCTATACAATAAGAAAGGCAAAAATGCCTTCATTCATATTGTGACATTAGATTGGCCACCTTATATCGGTGCAAACCTCTGTAATAAAGGCTGGGCCTTTCAGTTTGCTGTCGCACTGCTTACAGACTTAGATTATCAAGTGTATGTTGAATTTTTGCCTTGGGCTCGTGCCGTAAGGGCTGCGGAAACGGGCAAAGCCGATATTTTATTCCCTGAATACTATATTGAGGATTCAGCACCGTCTGACAATCACAAGAATAAAACCCGCAGAGAGCTACTTGCTTTATCTAATGCCTTTCCTGGTGGTGAAATCGGCTTTTTGAAGCGAAGAGGTGAAGAAGACCGCTTTGACGGTAATCTAAACTCAGTTAAGAATGAGCTCATTGGTGTCGTGAGAGGCTATCAAAATACCCCTGAGTTTGATGCTATGATGGATAACGGTGAGTTTGTAACGGTAGAAGCCGTAAATGATTTACAGCTGGTGAAGTTACTCGTCGGTAAACGCGTAAATTTAGTAATAGGCGATCCAAAAGTGCTGCGCTTTACGGTCAATTATTCAGACTTACCTAGAGCTGAGAAAATTGAATTACTGAGAAACATAGAAAACGTGACACCGCCTATAAAGTATAATCACCTCTACTTTGCGCTTAGCAAGCAAAAGCCACATTGGCGTGAATTGCTCAAAGATATCAATCGCAATCTCTATCAATTTGAGAACAGTGGTGAAACGCAAAGAATGATCGAAATGGTCAGTAACGAGTGTTATTAA
- the cysK gene encoding cysteine synthase A — MTKVYADNSLTIGNTPLVKINRVSGGNVYAKVEARNPSFSVKCRIGASMIWEAEKAGLLSEGKELIEPTSGNTGIALAFVAASRGYKLTLTMPNTMSLERRKLLKALGANLVLTEGAKGMKGAIEKANEIQASNPEKYVLLQQFENPANPKIHFETTGPEIFDALEGNIDYFVAGVGTGGTITGVSRYLKNEKGLNVKSIAVEPVDSPVITQTLAGDEVKPGPHKIQGIGAGFIPGNLDLELIDGVELVSNEDAIAMALQLMKDEGILVGISSGAALVAAKRIAEQPENADKNIVVILPSAAERYLTSPLFADTFSEQELVQ, encoded by the coding sequence ATGACTAAAGTATATGCAGACAACAGTCTAACTATCGGTAATACACCGCTGGTTAAAATCAATCGCGTTTCTGGCGGCAATGTTTACGCAAAGGTGGAAGCGCGTAACCCAAGCTTCAGCGTTAAATGCCGTATTGGTGCATCTATGATCTGGGAAGCTGAAAAAGCGGGTCTTCTTAGCGAAGGTAAAGAGCTTATTGAACCAACTTCAGGTAACACGGGTATTGCACTGGCTTTCGTTGCAGCCTCTCGTGGTTATAAGTTGACGCTTACAATGCCAAATACGATGAGCCTTGAGCGTCGTAAACTGCTAAAAGCACTTGGTGCAAATTTGGTGCTAACAGAAGGCGCTAAGGGCATGAAAGGCGCTATTGAAAAAGCAAATGAAATCCAAGCAAGTAACCCTGAAAAATATGTGTTACTGCAACAGTTTGAAAACCCAGCAAACCCGAAGATCCACTTTGAAACAACGGGTCCAGAAATTTTTGATGCACTTGAAGGTAATATCGATTACTTCGTTGCGGGCGTTGGTACGGGTGGCACTATCACCGGTGTTTCACGCTATCTGAAAAATGAAAAAGGCCTAAATGTTAAGTCAATCGCTGTTGAGCCAGTCGACTCACCAGTTATCACGCAAACCCTTGCGGGCGACGAAGTAAAACCGGGTCCACACAAAATTCAAGGGATTGGCGCTGGCTTTATTCCGGGCAACCTAGATCTTGAGCTTATTGATGGCGTTGAGTTGGTGTCTAATGAAGATGCAATTGCAATGGCACTTCAGCTGATGAAAGACGAAGGTATTTTAGTAGGTATTTCTTCAGGTGCTGCCCTAGTTGCCGCAAAGCGTATTGCCGAGCAACCTGAAAATGCTGATAAAAACATCGTGGTTATTTTGCCAAGCGCTGCAGAACGTTACCTAACTAGCCCACTATTTGCAGACACATTTTCTGAACAAGAATTAGTGCAATAA
- a CDS encoding carbohydrate binding family 9 domain-containing protein, translated as MLKAVTYSFVALSLSSQAWALDPNKIPFIDSSAKIDGVLEADIWQRALEIDINNITWPYENQSSPVHTKAYVYENGQSLFIAFDAKDPNPELIRAFYRDRDRAWEDDLVGIKIDSFNNAQSAYQFFINPLGVQQDSIENELTKSENGSWNGIWDSVGKINKDGYVVEVEIPLRVLNFNDSVKSKTMALEFLRFYPRNERLRISSMQLQHANSCWICQMPKYQGFANAKQGSNFAVIPTLVTNRQESRDINDGIAEPWQADNNVEPGLDVKWAITPDTTLNATLNPDFSQVEADTGQLSVNNSFSLFFPEKRAFFLDNSDYFSSHLNLIHTRNISAPDYGFKLTGNKNGHTFAGFIANDERLNVVVPGNLGSSVVSLERKSQNMALRYRHDLNKTLSVGVTSTTRQSDDYRNQVASIDAKYKPTDNDTLQVQLIGSDTDYDSAFAEALCDSTLAECDLTESVLRVIDEDDRGAGYYVNYEHNRKHWKAFTSYQARDAALRTDMGFITQVDFNKFLFGGEYRWYGDDNNWWNRARWYADWDISHNAQGELLEKEVQTNFAVDGPLQSFLDFGVEHRKRTGLRHDETLLAIDGNTDLFTENSQWTYMEFKPMAGVFAGLNLRKGNRVDLANNRLGDLYFARPVINVNLGKHFEVRFRHTFEKMKADGAEVYTANLSDIRLTYQFNINSYLRLAIINMDISRNQSNYNDDVDATYKSISTQLLYSYKLNPQTVFFAGYSDHGYQDDDLSKITKDEKTVFMKFSYAWLI; from the coding sequence ATGCTTAAAGCTGTAACCTACTCTTTTGTCGCACTTAGTCTATCTAGTCAAGCATGGGCACTAGACCCAAATAAAATCCCATTTATCGATAGTTCTGCAAAAATTGATGGTGTACTTGAAGCCGATATTTGGCAACGTGCATTAGAAATAGATATCAACAACATCACTTGGCCATACGAGAACCAATCAAGTCCAGTACATACTAAGGCCTACGTATATGAGAATGGTCAATCTTTGTTTATTGCTTTTGATGCAAAGGACCCTAATCCTGAGTTGATCCGCGCATTTTATCGTGACCGTGACCGCGCCTGGGAAGATGATCTTGTCGGCATTAAAATTGATTCATTTAACAACGCCCAAAGCGCTTATCAGTTTTTCATCAATCCATTAGGTGTGCAACAAGACTCAATTGAAAACGAACTCACTAAAAGTGAGAATGGTTCTTGGAATGGGATCTGGGATAGCGTCGGAAAGATCAATAAAGACGGTTATGTTGTTGAAGTTGAAATCCCACTTCGTGTATTGAATTTCAACGACTCCGTCAAGAGCAAAACCATGGCTTTAGAGTTTCTGCGTTTTTATCCAAGAAATGAAAGGTTGCGTATATCCAGCATGCAATTGCAACATGCAAATTCTTGCTGGATCTGTCAAATGCCAAAATATCAAGGATTTGCTAATGCTAAGCAAGGTAGTAACTTTGCTGTTATTCCAACACTTGTCACCAATAGACAAGAATCTCGCGACATTAATGATGGTATCGCAGAGCCGTGGCAAGCCGACAATAATGTCGAGCCAGGTTTAGACGTAAAGTGGGCTATCACACCAGACACGACGCTAAACGCAACACTAAACCCTGATTTCTCACAAGTTGAAGCTGACACAGGACAATTGAGCGTTAACAATAGCTTTAGCCTATTTTTTCCTGAAAAACGGGCGTTCTTTTTAGATAATTCCGATTACTTTTCTTCTCACCTTAACCTTATTCATACTCGGAACATTTCAGCACCCGATTATGGCTTCAAGCTTACCGGTAATAAAAACGGCCACACTTTTGCAGGATTTATTGCCAACGATGAAAGACTCAATGTCGTTGTCCCCGGAAATTTGGGCTCGAGCGTTGTCTCATTAGAGAGAAAAAGCCAAAACATGGCGCTTAGATATCGTCATGACCTAAATAAAACCTTATCTGTAGGCGTGACATCGACGACTAGGCAAAGCGACGACTATCGCAACCAAGTTGCGAGTATAGACGCCAAATACAAGCCAACAGATAACGATACCCTACAAGTGCAGTTAATTGGCTCAGATACAGACTATGATAGCGCTTTCGCTGAAGCGTTATGTGATAGTACGCTCGCTGAGTGCGACCTAACCGAAAGTGTACTCAGAGTGATTGACGAAGATGACCGTGGTGCTGGTTATTACGTTAATTATGAGCACAATCGCAAGCATTGGAAGGCATTTACCAGCTATCAAGCTCGCGATGCAGCACTTAGAACCGATATGGGCTTTATCACTCAGGTCGACTTTAATAAATTTCTTTTCGGCGGTGAGTACCGTTGGTATGGTGATGACAACAACTGGTGGAACCGTGCACGTTGGTACGCCGACTGGGATATTTCCCACAACGCGCAAGGCGAGTTATTAGAAAAAGAAGTGCAAACCAACTTTGCAGTTGACGGCCCGTTGCAAAGTTTTCTTGATTTCGGTGTTGAACATAGAAAACGTACTGGACTGCGACATGATGAAACCCTTTTAGCGATTGACGGCAATACCGATCTATTTACCGAGAATTCACAGTGGACCTATATGGAGTTTAAGCCAATGGCTGGCGTTTTTGCAGGCTTGAACTTGAGGAAAGGAAACCGCGTTGACCTTGCTAACAACCGTCTTGGTGATTTGTATTTCGCCCGCCCGGTTATTAACGTCAATCTTGGCAAACATTTTGAAGTGAGATTCCGTCACACATTCGAAAAAATGAAAGCGGATGGCGCGGAAGTTTATACGGCAAATCTGAGCGATATACGCCTGACTTACCAATTCAACATTAATAGCTATCTGAGATTGGCAATCATCAACATGGATATTTCGCGAAACCAGAGCAATTATAACGATGATGTTGATGCGACATATAAAAGTATCAGCACCCAACTGCTCTATTCCTACAAACTAAACCCACAAACCGTTTTCTTTGCAGGCTATTCCGATCATGGTTATCAAGACGATGATTTGTCTAAGATAACTAAAGACGAAAAGACGGTATTTATGAAGTTCAGTTATGCCTGGTTGATTTAA
- a CDS encoding dicarboxylate/amino acid:cation symporter — protein MSLILKLVAGIVAGMLAGLYLPTVLVELLYTFKVIIGQLISFTIPLIILLFIASGIAGLPKGSGHLLGKTVGFAYGSTIIAGTLAFLLVNAFIPFFDGGVAYQAVEESHLKSFINIEIPPLMGVMTALAMAFIFGIGMSQCGLTKLKGVTDEARDVVDALLAKVIIPILPLYIAGVFAEMAVAGTVFDTLSTFGVVLLAAIIMHWLWLSTLFVVSGLLLGRNPLELIKNMLPAYFTAIGTMSSAATIPVSLRASKSNNVNEEVANFTVPLCATIHLSGSTITIVTCAMAVMLLSPEMVVPSLSEMLPFIFMLGVVMIAAPGAPGGAVMSALGLLTSMLGFNEGAVALMIALYLAQDSFGTACNVTGDGVIALWVDKFSKQS, from the coding sequence ATGTCTCTTATATTGAAGCTAGTGGCGGGTATCGTCGCTGGTATGTTGGCGGGTCTGTACTTGCCAACTGTGTTAGTTGAGCTCTTATACACCTTCAAGGTGATCATAGGGCAACTTATCAGCTTTACTATTCCTCTGATAATCCTGCTTTTTATTGCTTCAGGTATAGCAGGCTTACCAAAGGGATCGGGCCACTTGCTTGGTAAGACAGTCGGCTTTGCTTATGGTTCAACGATTATTGCTGGCACGTTAGCATTTTTATTAGTTAATGCTTTCATTCCATTTTTTGACGGTGGTGTTGCATATCAAGCCGTGGAAGAGTCTCATCTTAAGAGCTTTATTAATATCGAGATCCCTCCGCTCATGGGAGTGATGACGGCACTTGCAATGGCATTTATCTTTGGTATTGGGATGAGCCAGTGCGGCTTAACTAAACTTAAAGGTGTCACTGACGAAGCGAGAGATGTGGTAGATGCACTGCTTGCGAAAGTCATTATTCCAATATTACCGCTTTACATCGCAGGTGTTTTTGCTGAAATGGCAGTAGCAGGTACGGTATTTGATACTCTAAGTACATTTGGCGTGGTATTGCTTGCCGCGATTATTATGCATTGGTTATGGCTAAGCACCTTGTTTGTGGTGAGCGGCCTGTTACTTGGTAGAAATCCATTGGAATTAATCAAAAATATGCTACCTGCGTATTTTACCGCTATTGGTACTATGTCGAGCGCGGCAACTATTCCAGTGTCTCTTCGTGCGAGTAAATCTAATAATGTTAACGAAGAGGTTGCGAATTTTACCGTACCACTCTGTGCCACGATCCATTTGTCAGGGTCGACTATTACCATAGTGACTTGCGCAATGGCTGTGATGCTGCTTTCTCCTGAGATGGTTGTACCGTCATTGTCGGAAATGTTGCCATTTATATTTATGCTTGGTGTAGTAATGATTGCGGCTCCTGGTGCGCCGGGTGGCGCGGTTATGTCAGCGCTTGGATTATTGACCAGTATGCTTGGTTTTAATGAGGGCGCAGTGGCATTGATGATTGCTTTATATTTAGCGCAAGATAGTTTTGGCACAGCATGTAATGTAACCGGTGATGGTGTGATTGCACTTTGGGTCGATAAATTTTCAAAGCAAAGCTGA
- the uvrY gene encoding UvrY/SirA/GacA family response regulator transcription factor → MINVLLVDDHELVRTGIKRILDDVRGFKVVGEAKTGEEAVTFCRQSEPDIVLMDMNMPGIGGLEATKKICRYCPDVKVIVLTVHCEDPFPSKVMQIGAHGYLTKGAGPDEMINAIRAVNAGQRYIAPEIAQQIALAQFSGRNDENPFQSLSERELQIMLMITKGEKAQNIADRLNLSSKTVNSYRYRMFEKLNVSGDVELTHLAIRHKMIDIDSSH, encoded by the coding sequence TTGATTAATGTGCTTTTAGTTGATGATCATGAACTTGTCAGGACTGGCATAAAACGCATTTTAGATGATGTGCGTGGCTTTAAAGTGGTAGGAGAAGCCAAAACCGGTGAGGAAGCCGTAACCTTTTGTCGCCAAAGTGAGCCTGACATTGTGCTAATGGACATGAACATGCCTGGTATTGGTGGATTGGAAGCGACCAAAAAGATTTGCCGTTACTGTCCAGATGTAAAAGTTATTGTGCTTACCGTACATTGTGAAGATCCTTTCCCTAGCAAGGTAATGCAAATTGGTGCGCATGGTTACCTAACAAAAGGTGCAGGCCCTGATGAAATGATCAATGCAATACGTGCGGTTAATGCTGGCCAGCGTTATATTGCGCCAGAAATTGCTCAGCAAATTGCCCTTGCGCAATTTAGTGGTCGCAATGACGAAAACCCTTTCCAATCGCTATCGGAAAGAGAATTGCAGATCATGCTCATGATCACTAAAGGTGAGAAAGCACAAAATATTGCAGATCGCTTAAACCTGAGCTCTAAGACGGTAAATAGTTATCGCTATCGCATGTTTGAAAAGCTCAATGTGAGCGGTGATGTGGAATTAACCCACTTGGCTATTCGCCATAAAATGATCGATATAGATAGCAGTCATTAA
- the uvrC gene encoding excinuclease ABC subunit UvrC — MTEFDYKPFLKTLTTEPGVYRMYDVDDQVIYVGKAKNLKKRVSSYFRSNITDSKTRVLVSNIDHIEVTLTNTETEALLLENNLIKKYQPRYNILLRDDKSYPYIFLSAHQHPRLAFHRGSRKQKGEYFGPFPSSAAVSESLRLMQKIFPVRQCEDAYYRARSRPCLQYQLKRCSGPCVGKVSDEEYQEQVAMVRQFLTGRSQDVISALVERMETASMSLDFEKAAKHRDQIALLRQMQEQQSIAGNFAELDVIGYEQKNGLVAIHVLMIREHKVLGTKTHFPKVPKDSGADEVLTSFLGQYYISTGNHSRIAKEIVLPFEIEEGSALEAALTQVSKRKVNFKCNVRGERAQYLALANKNAQNSIEVKQSAQDSITKRYAKLKAVLGLSDIQRMECFDISHTMGENTVASCVVFDGQGPNNREYRRYNVTGITPGDDYAAMDFALNKRYGKMSDEAKVPDIIFIDGGKGQLGRAESFFADWQLNKMPILIGVAKGTSRKPGLETLLIDGGRKTVNVESDSPALHLIQHIRDESHRFAIAGHRNKRQKQRTQSVLEEIEGVGQKRRQALLKFLGGMQGVKSANIHQLKQVPGISPEMAEKIFNHLHDKA; from the coding sequence ATGACTGAATTTGACTACAAACCTTTCCTCAAGACATTAACAACAGAACCTGGTGTGTACCGCATGTACGATGTGGACGACCAGGTTATCTATGTTGGTAAAGCAAAAAACCTCAAAAAACGAGTTTCTAGCTACTTCCGTTCAAATATCACAGATAGTAAAACGCGAGTATTGGTCAGTAATATTGACCATATTGAAGTAACGTTAACGAATACCGAAACCGAAGCGCTGCTTTTAGAAAATAACTTAATTAAGAAATACCAACCACGATACAACATCCTCTTAAGAGATGATAAAAGTTATCCGTATATTTTCCTGAGCGCCCATCAGCATCCAAGACTTGCATTTCATCGTGGTAGTAGAAAACAAAAAGGCGAATATTTTGGTCCTTTTCCGAGCAGTGCTGCGGTATCGGAAAGTCTGAGGTTAATGCAGAAGATTTTCCCTGTTAGGCAATGCGAAGATGCGTATTACCGCGCACGCAGCCGACCTTGTTTGCAGTATCAGCTAAAAAGATGTTCAGGACCATGCGTTGGCAAGGTAAGCGACGAAGAATACCAAGAACAAGTTGCCATGGTTCGACAGTTTTTGACGGGACGCTCTCAGGACGTTATTTCAGCACTGGTGGAACGAATGGAAACCGCCAGTATGTCTTTGGATTTTGAGAAAGCAGCAAAACACAGAGATCAAATTGCTTTATTAAGGCAAATGCAAGAACAGCAGTCCATTGCAGGGAACTTTGCAGAGCTTGATGTCATCGGTTATGAGCAGAAGAACGGTTTAGTGGCCATTCATGTACTGATGATAAGGGAACATAAGGTACTTGGGACGAAAACACATTTTCCAAAAGTACCAAAAGATTCTGGCGCAGATGAAGTGCTAACTTCTTTCCTTGGACAGTATTATATTTCAACGGGTAACCACTCTAGAATTGCTAAAGAAATTGTATTGCCATTCGAAATAGAAGAGGGAAGTGCATTAGAAGCCGCGCTGACTCAAGTTTCGAAGCGCAAAGTTAATTTCAAATGTAACGTTCGTGGGGAACGAGCCCAATATCTTGCATTAGCAAATAAAAATGCGCAAAACAGTATTGAAGTTAAACAAAGTGCACAAGACTCAATCACCAAACGATATGCCAAACTAAAAGCAGTGCTAGGGCTGTCAGACATTCAAAGAATGGAGTGTTTTGATATCAGCCATACCATGGGAGAAAACACGGTCGCATCGTGCGTTGTATTCGATGGTCAAGGGCCAAACAATAGAGAGTATCGCAGATATAACGTCACAGGGATCACCCCTGGGGATGATTACGCAGCGATGGATTTTGCATTAAATAAGCGCTACGGCAAAATGTCGGATGAAGCGAAAGTACCCGATATTATTTTTATTGATGGTGGTAAGGGACAGTTAGGTAGGGCGGAATCTTTCTTCGCTGATTGGCAACTCAATAAAATGCCGATACTGATAGGGGTTGCAAAAGGCACAAGCCGAAAGCCTGGATTAGAAACATTGCTAATAGATGGTGGTCGTAAAACGGTGAATGTCGAAAGTGATTCACCTGCATTACACCTTATCCAGCATATCCGCGACGAATCACATCGCTTTGCAATTGCAGGGCATCGTAATAAAAGACAAAAACAAAGAACGCAATCTGTGCTTGAAGAGATTGAAGGCGTAGGTCAGAAAAGACGTCAGGCACTACTTAAGTTTTTAGGAGGCATGCAGGGAGTTAAATCTGCAAATATACATCAATTAAAGCAAGTTCCTGGGATCAGCCCTGAAATGGCTGAAAAGATATTTAATCATTTGCATGACAAAGCTTAA
- the pgsA gene encoding CDP-diacylglycerol--glycerol-3-phosphate 3-phosphatidyltransferase, with translation MWNIPNTLTTFRLLLIPVFAVVFYLPYSWAFFAAAFIFWLASVTDILDGYLARKLEQSTPFGAFLDPVADKVMVSVALVILATHYDNYFITISAVVIISREIVISALREWMAEQGKRGSVAVSWLGKFKTAAQMLAIIGLIWQLSDWMTMLSYALLAIATLLTLVSMIQYLYAAKGELTNS, from the coding sequence ATGTGGAATATTCCAAATACGCTCACAACATTTAGATTGCTACTCATTCCCGTGTTTGCAGTCGTTTTTTATCTTCCTTATTCATGGGCGTTTTTTGCCGCCGCTTTTATTTTCTGGTTAGCTTCTGTTACCGATATCCTCGATGGCTATCTTGCTCGTAAGTTGGAACAGTCAACGCCATTTGGTGCTTTTTTAGATCCTGTTGCCGACAAGGTGATGGTCAGTGTTGCTTTAGTGATACTTGCTACACATTATGATAATTATTTCATTACTATTTCTGCTGTTGTCATTATTAGTAGAGAAATAGTTATTTCTGCGCTGCGTGAATGGATGGCTGAACAAGGTAAAAGAGGTAGTGTTGCTGTATCTTGGCTGGGCAAATTCAAAACAGCTGCACAGATGTTAGCTATTATAGGTTTGATTTGGCAATTATCAGATTGGATGACAATGCTAAGTTACGCACTTTTAGCTATCGCGACATTGCTAACATTAGTTTCTATGATCCAGTATCTCTATGCTGCAAAAGGAGAATTGACTAATTCTTGA